From the Maioricimonas rarisocia genome, one window contains:
- a CDS encoding HAD family hydrolase: MSEPETPRSPRWLAFDAVGTVIFAEPAVPRAYFEIGRRHGSRLSLDEVKQRFRAAFADRTEDTATAVSVHATSEDGERQFWQRVVRHVLPDVTSEAACFDELYEYFARPEHWRCFPDVEATLRTLRARGYRIALASNFDARLRRVCAGLPELAPVERLVISSEVGWRKPHTGFFEALCRSLECERDGVLLIGDDHVNDVLGAQTAGIDVVRVERSGTTPEIPGSRPHPVVQSLAELPKLLESMQP, encoded by the coding sequence ATGAGCGAACCAGAGACCCCGCGTTCGCCACGCTGGCTCGCATTCGACGCGGTGGGAACCGTGATCTTCGCAGAACCGGCGGTCCCGCGGGCGTACTTTGAAATTGGCCGGAGGCACGGCTCCCGGCTGTCGCTCGACGAGGTGAAGCAGCGGTTTCGCGCGGCATTCGCCGATCGCACGGAAGACACCGCCACAGCGGTATCGGTCCATGCCACCAGCGAAGACGGGGAGCGTCAGTTCTGGCAGCGGGTCGTCAGGCACGTGCTGCCAGACGTCACCAGCGAAGCTGCCTGCTTCGACGAACTGTACGAGTACTTCGCCCGACCCGAACACTGGCGATGCTTTCCGGATGTCGAAGCGACTCTCCGCACGCTGCGGGCCCGCGGCTACCGGATCGCGCTCGCCTCGAACTTCGATGCCCGGCTTCGCAGGGTCTGCGCCGGCCTGCCCGAACTGGCCCCGGTCGAGCGGCTGGTGATCTCCTCCGAGGTCGGCTGGCGGAAGCCGCATACGGGGTTCTTCGAAGCTCTCTGCAGGTCACTGGAATGCGAACGCGACGGGGTTCTGCTCATCGGCGATGATCACGTCAACGACGTGCTCGGGGCTCAGACGGCGGGGATCGACGTCGTCCGGGTCGAACGCTCAGGAACGACTCCCGAAATCCCCGGCAGCCGCCCCCATCCGGTCGTGCAGTCGCTGGCAGAACTCCCGAAACTGCTGGAGTCGATGCAACCGTAG
- a CDS encoding outer membrane protein assembly factor BamB family protein, whose protein sequence is MSSLQSVRPSRWILLPLVLAFLAPTPSLPADDATATAERPRYEFREDHDPNGIGKFYMGREIARVMGHQGIAWLERPTREREEGLTDLIDALDLKPGMVVADIGAGSGVIAALIAERVGEKGTVLAVDIQQEMLDALAVKCRRLGIENIEPVLGTTKSPKLKPGTVDLVVMVDVYHEFDFPYEMLKEIAASLKPGGRVAFVEYRKEDPRVPIKEVHKMSEAQVKKEASLPEFGLEWIKTDGRLPRQHVVLFKKVGSGDDTMSRLDAWPQFRGPGGQGHVSSPKIPLEFGETENLTWKTAIPGTGWSSPVVLDNQIWMTTALDEGRSLRAVCVDRNDGRILHDVEVFTPEDPCPINTKNSHASPSPVVEPGRVYLHFGTMGTACLDTKTGEILWTNESLILDHKEGPGSSPVLYENLLIVTCDGMDVQYVTALDTATGQPVWKSERSAPLHDRPDFCKAYATPLIVQVDGKDQLISPGAHQVHGYDPATGAELWHVRYFGFSNVPRPLYDTESERIFLCTGYLKPQLWAIDPHGKGNVTDTNVLWKAEGQVPGRPSPILVNGRIYFVHDRGVATCVDAETGEVVWRDRMGGNYSASPIAVGDRIYFSSEEGKVTVIEATDEYRVLAENQLDAALMASPAVAGSSLFLRTTTHLYRFDAPAENRISARSEPAASAP, encoded by the coding sequence ATGAGCAGCCTACAATCAGTCCGGCCGTCCCGGTGGATTCTTCTCCCGCTGGTGCTGGCGTTCCTCGCACCCACCCCTTCACTGCCAGCCGACGACGCTACGGCGACAGCGGAACGTCCCCGCTACGAATTCCGTGAGGACCACGATCCGAACGGGATCGGGAAGTTCTACATGGGGCGGGAAATTGCCCGCGTCATGGGGCATCAGGGAATCGCCTGGCTCGAACGCCCCACACGAGAGCGTGAAGAGGGACTGACCGACCTCATCGACGCCCTCGACCTCAAGCCGGGTATGGTCGTCGCTGATATCGGGGCCGGCTCGGGCGTCATCGCCGCACTCATTGCCGAGCGGGTCGGAGAAAAAGGAACCGTTCTCGCCGTCGACATCCAGCAGGAAATGCTCGACGCCTTGGCCGTCAAGTGTCGGCGGCTGGGAATCGAGAACATCGAACCGGTCCTCGGCACGACGAAATCGCCCAAGCTCAAACCGGGCACGGTCGACCTGGTGGTGATGGTCGACGTCTACCACGAATTCGATTTCCCGTACGAAATGCTCAAGGAGATTGCGGCCTCCCTCAAGCCGGGCGGCCGCGTCGCCTTCGTCGAGTATCGCAAGGAGGACCCGCGGGTTCCGATCAAGGAAGTCCACAAGATGTCCGAAGCGCAGGTGAAGAAGGAAGCCAGCCTGCCCGAGTTCGGCCTCGAGTGGATCAAGACCGACGGTCGCCTCCCCCGCCAGCACGTCGTGCTGTTCAAAAAAGTCGGCAGCGGTGACGACACCATGTCCCGCCTGGACGCGTGGCCTCAGTTCCGCGGCCCGGGCGGTCAGGGACATGTCAGCTCGCCGAAGATTCCCCTCGAGTTCGGCGAGACAGAGAATCTGACCTGGAAGACAGCGATCCCCGGCACCGGCTGGTCTTCCCCGGTTGTCCTCGACAACCAGATCTGGATGACGACCGCCCTGGACGAAGGTCGTTCCCTTCGGGCAGTCTGTGTCGACCGGAATGACGGCAGGATTCTGCATGACGTCGAGGTCTTCACCCCGGAAGACCCCTGCCCGATCAACACGAAGAACAGCCACGCCTCTCCCTCTCCGGTCGTGGAGCCGGGCCGCGTATATCTCCACTTCGGCACGATGGGAACCGCCTGCCTCGATACAAAGACCGGCGAGATCCTCTGGACGAACGAGTCGCTCATTCTCGATCACAAGGAGGGGCCAGGCAGCTCTCCCGTGCTGTACGAGAACCTGCTGATCGTTACCTGTGACGGCATGGACGTGCAGTACGTGACCGCGCTCGACACGGCGACCGGTCAACCGGTCTGGAAGAGCGAACGCTCGGCCCCGCTGCACGATCGCCCCGACTTCTGCAAAGCGTACGCGACGCCGCTGATCGTCCAGGTCGACGGAAAGGATCAGCTCATCAGTCCCGGTGCCCATCAGGTGCACGGCTACGACCCGGCGACCGGTGCCGAGCTGTGGCACGTCCGCTACTTCGGGTTCTCCAACGTCCCGCGGCCGCTGTATGACACCGAATCCGAGCGGATCTTCCTCTGCACCGGATACCTCAAGCCGCAGCTGTGGGCCATCGATCCGCATGGCAAAGGGAACGTCACCGACACGAACGTCCTCTGGAAGGCAGAAGGACAGGTCCCGGGCCGGCCTTCGCCGATTCTCGTGAACGGTCGGATCTACTTCGTCCACGACCGGGGCGTGGCCACCTGCGTCGATGCCGAAACCGGCGAAGTCGTCTGGCGGGACCGAATGGGAGGCAACTACTCTGCCTCGCCGATCGCAGTCGGTGACCGGATTTACTTCAGCAGCGAAGAAGGCAAGGTGACCGTCATCGAAGCGACTGACGAGTACCGCGTGCTCGCCGAGAACCAGCTCGATGCGGCTCTGATGGCCTCTCCGGCCGTCGCCGGCAGCAGCCTGTTCCTGCGGACGACGACGCACCTGTACCGTTTCGACGCCCCTGCCGAGAACCGGATCTCCGCCCGCAGCGAACCGGCTGCATCCGCGCCATGA
- a CDS encoding Trm112 family protein, giving the protein MAFPDDIGVQFVCPKCRTPVAREPEAFVCQDATCRLKYDIVDDIPRFLVDEAEQLSPERWQQIMNAQDGESGPDAT; this is encoded by the coding sequence ATGGCCTTCCCCGACGACATCGGAGTTCAGTTCGTCTGCCCGAAGTGCCGCACGCCCGTCGCGCGCGAGCCGGAGGCCTTTGTCTGCCAGGATGCCACCTGCCGGCTGAAGTACGACATCGTCGACGACATCCCCCGCTTTCTCGTCGATGAGGCCGAGCAGCTTTCGCCAGAGCGATGGCAGCAGATCATGAATGCCCAGGACGGGGAATCGGGGCCGGACGCAACCTGA
- a CDS encoding sugar phosphate isomerase/epimerase family protein, producing the protein MPDQPAIVLSAFADEAANHKTAVEQMAALAALGLRYYSPRFVDVTGTGTVEHVVELSDEKLTQLKALHDEYGMSVTSIGSRIGKVKLLDVDDGTHNRYVELDEYLNTEVANTIRAANALDAKLVRGFSFYHPQTEAPEAYVDQAVEKLKPIVDECAKNDLVYGLEVEANLIGQNGRLLAELARKVDSPHLVCIFDGGNLSSQNMSWMQVFDEYVAMRDHIGWIHIKDYKVDPDLTWTGVVDEERLKNFVPANIGDSAHEAILRDLREHLPEMTKKMQAVGVPGVFLELEPHLKGGGQFGGFSGPDGMGVAVRALCSVLDYVGIDYGLRTMDDIREARGF; encoded by the coding sequence ATGCCGGATCAGCCCGCAATTGTCCTTTCCGCCTTCGCCGACGAAGCCGCCAACCACAAGACCGCCGTCGAGCAGATGGCCGCTCTGGCCGCCCTCGGCCTTCGCTACTACAGCCCCCGCTTCGTCGATGTGACCGGCACCGGCACCGTCGAGCACGTCGTCGAACTGAGCGACGAGAAGCTGACGCAGCTGAAGGCCCTGCACGACGAGTACGGCATGTCGGTGACGAGCATCGGCTCGCGGATCGGCAAGGTGAAGCTGCTCGACGTCGACGACGGCACCCACAACAGGTACGTCGAGCTCGATGAGTACCTCAACACCGAAGTCGCCAACACCATCCGGGCCGCCAACGCCCTGGATGCAAAGCTCGTCCGCGGCTTCTCCTTCTACCATCCGCAGACCGAAGCCCCCGAAGCGTACGTCGATCAGGCGGTCGAGAAGCTCAAGCCGATCGTCGATGAGTGTGCGAAGAACGACCTCGTCTACGGACTCGAAGTCGAAGCGAACCTCATCGGACAGAACGGCCGCCTGCTCGCCGAGCTGGCCCGCAAGGTCGACTCCCCCCACCTGGTCTGCATTTTCGATGGCGGCAACCTCTCTTCCCAGAACATGTCCTGGATGCAGGTCTTCGACGAATACGTCGCCATGCGGGACCACATCGGCTGGATCCACATCAAGGATTACAAGGTCGATCCAGACCTCACCTGGACCGGTGTCGTCGACGAGGAACGCCTCAAGAACTTCGTCCCCGCCAACATCGGCGACTCGGCCCACGAAGCAATCCTTCGCGACCTGCGTGAACATCTGCCGGAAATGACGAAGAAAATGCAGGCGGTCGGAGTGCCCGGCGTCTTCCTCGAACTCGAACCGCACCTCAAGGGAGGCGGTCAGTTCGGCGGCTTCAGCGGACCGGACGGCATGGGCGTTGCCGTGCGGGCCCTCTGCTCCGTTCTGGACTACGTCGGTATCGACTACGGTCTGCGGACGATGGACGATATCCGCGAAGCGCGTGGATTCTGA
- a CDS encoding Gfo/Idh/MocA family protein: MTATPTHRLRAGMIGMGMIFDETYRPFFERAHQEGVYSRRFGDVDVPLTGVATRTGRRAEAYHQRAVSAGQIADFRSFAGENSVGDMLEQGVDFACVATPDDRHFPAAKAVLESGTHLLVEKPSVLKLQELDELIRLADEKGVLAKAVYHKLLDPDHKKLRTLVHDDVLQHVNTGYCTLLEPKAISGSQFSEWITGRNPGTYVAVHYIKLIDFSFGGRLKTVMATGQRGLVGPADGPTWDSNQLRMIYEYEDGREAAFDIHTSWVTPDNFPGYVEQEVQFRFDNGVWNGHSRKRGVECTVEGKTPNEMKISINNHYNAPAVEPWGERTQRGYGVEVIERFVREVADVEYGGPESERAERLHAARSLTYNDLSADRQVVAAVQALEAILERAANGEPDCVVRVNDPRGGLVLYRPGSSDAEVLYEPTV, translated from the coding sequence ATGACTGCGACCCCGACGCATCGCCTGCGTGCCGGCATGATCGGCATGGGGATGATCTTCGACGAGACCTACCGGCCCTTTTTTGAGCGGGCACATCAGGAGGGGGTGTATTCGCGGCGATTCGGGGACGTCGACGTTCCGCTGACCGGCGTGGCGACCCGCACCGGGCGCCGGGCCGAGGCGTACCACCAGCGGGCGGTGTCGGCCGGACAGATTGCCGATTTCCGCAGTTTCGCCGGCGAAAACTCTGTGGGCGACATGCTCGAGCAGGGAGTCGACTTCGCCTGCGTGGCCACGCCGGATGACCGGCACTTCCCGGCAGCGAAGGCTGTGCTCGAGTCGGGGACGCACCTGCTGGTCGAAAAGCCTTCGGTGCTGAAGCTGCAGGAACTGGACGAGCTGATCCGCCTGGCCGACGAAAAGGGCGTGCTCGCCAAGGCGGTCTACCACAAGCTGCTCGATCCGGATCACAAGAAGTTGCGGACGCTCGTCCACGACGACGTCCTGCAGCACGTGAACACCGGCTACTGCACACTGCTTGAGCCGAAGGCGATTTCCGGCTCGCAGTTTTCCGAATGGATCACCGGCCGCAATCCCGGCACGTACGTCGCCGTCCACTACATCAAGCTGATCGATTTCAGCTTCGGCGGTCGCCTGAAGACCGTGATGGCGACCGGTCAGCGGGGACTGGTGGGGCCCGCCGACGGTCCGACCTGGGACAGCAACCAGCTGCGGATGATCTACGAATACGAGGATGGCCGCGAAGCGGCGTTCGACATCCACACCTCCTGGGTGACGCCCGACAACTTCCCCGGCTACGTCGAGCAGGAGGTGCAGTTCCGCTTCGACAACGGCGTCTGGAACGGTCATTCCCGCAAGCGGGGCGTCGAATGCACCGTCGAGGGGAAGACGCCGAACGAGATGAAGATCTCGATCAACAACCATTACAACGCTCCCGCGGTCGAACCCTGGGGAGAACGGACGCAGCGTGGCTATGGCGTCGAGGTGATCGAGCGGTTTGTCCGGGAAGTGGCCGACGTCGAGTATGGCGGGCCGGAGAGTGAGCGGGCCGAGCGTCTGCATGCTGCCCGTTCGCTGACGTACAACGATCTGTCGGCCGATCGACAGGTGGTGGCGGCCGTGCAGGCCCTCGAAGCAATTCTCGAGCGGGCTGCGAACGGAGAACCGGACTGCGTTGTCCGGGTGAATGATCCACGCGGGGGACTGGTGCTGTACCGCCCCGGATCGTCCGACGCCGAAGTGCTCTACGAGCCGACCGTCTGA
- a CDS encoding aminotransferase class III-fold pyridoxal phosphate-dependent enzyme: MTSPIQFPGEERSNEVRALVAADEPVAQRTFTPSQAVFAKSAGSFHFTPEGRRLYDYSSGVLVSNLGHNPRRWMQRFGEYLGWKPEHLAGEGDGDYFEAVTLTSYNAITEIEATAVERLLKSMRSTEYGKRLGSVLWAASGSEAVQKALWCCLHRDENRDLIVATRYGFHGKKGLSGAVTGSEKDADRDPRVKFISFPMEEIDDVSKYGDELDLTRYRKELDALWEEYGSRLNCLITEPYLGGGGSYHPPLSYLKMVREWCDEHDILFILDEVQANFGRTGKMYAFEKYEIEPDLVCLGKGMGNGVPVNATVGRKDVLATLTYGEGSDTWSAAPLACAALLATLDEFEQTDVMENTARLSEKFFAGLEKLKETGIIARVRGEGMVFGIECAAVGSLDPKEVATEVVRTCYLGEEGGDGIHLLGALAGKVIRVSPPMTMTADEADASLDLLYRLLSGLSEKLQSTEAAGVGTSG, translated from the coding sequence ATGACCAGCCCGATTCAGTTCCCTGGAGAGGAACGTTCCAACGAAGTCCGTGCCCTCGTGGCCGCGGATGAGCCGGTTGCCCAGCGCACATTTACCCCCTCGCAGGCGGTGTTTGCGAAGTCGGCCGGATCGTTCCACTTTACGCCCGAGGGACGCCGGCTGTACGACTACTCGAGCGGTGTGCTGGTCTCGAATCTGGGGCACAACCCGCGTCGGTGGATGCAGCGGTTCGGCGAGTACCTGGGCTGGAAGCCCGAACACCTTGCCGGCGAAGGGGACGGGGACTACTTCGAAGCGGTTACGCTGACGTCCTACAACGCCATCACCGAGATCGAGGCGACCGCTGTCGAGCGGCTGCTCAAGAGCATGCGGTCGACGGAATATGGCAAGCGGCTCGGTTCGGTCCTGTGGGCGGCTTCCGGCTCGGAAGCGGTCCAGAAGGCACTCTGGTGCTGCCTGCATCGGGACGAGAACCGCGATCTGATTGTTGCGACGCGTTACGGATTCCACGGCAAAAAGGGTCTGTCGGGAGCCGTCACCGGCAGCGAGAAAGATGCTGACCGCGATCCACGGGTGAAGTTCATCAGCTTCCCCATGGAAGAGATCGACGATGTCAGCAAGTACGGAGACGAACTCGACCTGACTCGCTATCGCAAGGAACTGGACGCTCTGTGGGAGGAGTACGGATCGCGGCTGAACTGCCTGATCACCGAGCCGTATCTGGGAGGTGGGGGCAGCTATCACCCGCCACTGTCGTACCTGAAGATGGTCCGGGAATGGTGCGACGAGCACGATATCCTGTTCATCCTCGACGAAGTACAGGCAAACTTCGGCCGGACGGGCAAGATGTACGCCTTCGAGAAATACGAGATCGAGCCGGATCTCGTCTGCCTAGGCAAGGGGATGGGGAATGGCGTTCCCGTCAACGCGACCGTCGGCCGCAAGGACGTGCTGGCAACCCTGACGTACGGTGAAGGCTCCGACACCTGGAGTGCCGCTCCGCTTGCATGTGCCGCTCTGCTGGCGACGCTCGATGAGTTCGAGCAGACGGACGTCATGGAGAACACGGCCCGGCTGAGCGAAAAGTTCTTCGCCGGTCTGGAGAAGCTGAAGGAGACCGGCATCATCGCCCGCGTGCGGGGTGAGGGGATGGTCTTCGGCATCGAATGCGCCGCGGTCGGCAGCCTCGATCCCAAAGAGGTGGCCACCGAAGTCGTCCGGACCTGCTATCTCGGCGAAGAGGGTGGCGACGGCATCCACCTGCTCGGTGCACTGGCCGGCAAGGTCATACGCGTCAGCCCGCCGATGACGATGACCGCCGACGAGGCGGACGCGTCGCTCGATCTGCTGTACCGCCTGCTGAGCGGACTGTCGGAAAAACTGCAGTCGACGGAAGCGGCCGGCGTGGGAACATCCGGATAA
- a CDS encoding sensor histidine kinase, with the protein MTQDLRTLESELARLKAENAELRQQLMQAQKLSSVGALASSITHEFNNILMTVINYAKMGIRHKDEATREKAFDKILTAGQRAAKITTSMLSYARAKGDRREPASLSQLVQDVLVLVEKDLQKHRIHCQTQFSGEPWSAVNGCQVQQVLLNLIINARQAMDAGGVLSITVQANPEEGFSEVTVRDTGVGIPADKLPQIFAPFFTTKEVDDQGQGGTGLGLALCKDVIEAHQGRIRVESVVGKGTAFILRFPLVPAPRIASSSKVKTAC; encoded by the coding sequence ATGACTCAGGACCTTCGCACACTCGAGTCCGAACTCGCCCGTCTGAAAGCGGAGAATGCCGAGCTGAGGCAGCAGCTCATGCAGGCACAGAAGCTCAGCTCGGTCGGAGCCCTCGCCTCGTCGATCACTCATGAGTTCAACAACATTCTCATGACGGTGATCAACTACGCGAAGATGGGCATCCGCCACAAGGACGAGGCGACGCGAGAGAAAGCGTTCGACAAGATCCTCACCGCCGGTCAGCGGGCTGCGAAGATCACTACCAGCATGCTGTCCTACGCCCGGGCCAAAGGGGACCGCCGCGAACCCGCCAGCCTGTCGCAGCTCGTCCAGGATGTGCTTGTGCTCGTCGAGAAAGACCTGCAGAAGCATCGCATTCACTGCCAGACGCAGTTCTCCGGCGAGCCCTGGTCGGCCGTGAATGGCTGCCAGGTCCAGCAGGTGCTGCTCAACCTGATCATCAACGCCCGTCAGGCGATGGACGCGGGGGGAGTGCTCTCCATCACCGTCCAGGCGAATCCGGAAGAAGGGTTCAGCGAGGTGACGGTACGCGACACCGGCGTCGGAATCCCTGCCGACAAACTGCCCCAGATCTTCGCCCCCTTCTTCACCACGAAAGAAGTGGATGATCAGGGACAGGGAGGAACCGGCCTGGGGCTGGCCTTGTGCAAGGACGTCATCGAGGCCCACCAGGGACGGATTCGCGTCGAGAGCGTCGTCGGCAAGGGAACCGCGTTCATCCTGCGGTTCCCGCTCGTCCCGGCTCCGCGGATCGCCTCGTCATCGAAGGTGAAAACCGCCTGCTGA
- a CDS encoding anthranilate synthase component II: MIFVLDNYDSFTYNLVQRLGEIDPRLDIRVERNDQITVEQIEALQPDRIIVSPGPCTPREAGISTEVIARLGPKIPMLGVCLGHQSISDAFGGQVVLAERLMHGKTSLVWHDGSGLFRGLENPFEATRYHSLIVPDEGLPPELIPCAWTREPGQPEELMGVRHRDYPIHGVQFHPESFLCPAGIQLLRNFLELPVQTLSS, from the coding sequence ATGATCTTCGTTCTCGATAACTACGACTCGTTCACCTACAACCTGGTTCAGAGGCTCGGCGAAATCGATCCGCGGCTCGACATCCGCGTCGAGCGGAACGACCAGATTACCGTCGAGCAGATCGAGGCACTTCAGCCGGACCGCATCATCGTCTCGCCCGGACCGTGCACACCCAGGGAAGCCGGCATCTCGACCGAGGTCATCGCCCGGCTGGGCCCGAAGATCCCGATGCTGGGTGTCTGCCTCGGGCATCAGTCCATCTCCGACGCCTTCGGCGGCCAGGTCGTGCTCGCCGAGCGTCTGATGCACGGCAAGACCTCACTCGTGTGGCACGACGGCAGCGGCCTGTTCCGCGGACTCGAGAATCCGTTCGAAGCGACCCGCTACCACAGCCTGATCGTTCCGGACGAGGGACTTCCCCCGGAGCTCATCCCCTGCGCCTGGACCCGCGAACCGGGGCAGCCGGAGGAACTGATGGGGGTTCGGCACCGGGACTATCCGATCCACGGCGTGCAGTTTCATCCGGAAAGTTTCCTCTGCCCGGCCGGCATTCAGCTACTGCGGAATTTTCTCGAACTGCCGGTTCAGACGCTCTCCAGCTGA